The stretch of DNA TGTAATATTATCTCATTTCTACTATTACAAATTAAGTTTGTAGCACATGACACTATTATGAAAAAAGGTAGGCACAAGTAACATCTGTGTTTCAGGAATATAATCAATATCCGCTGCGTAAATACCTTTCTCTCGTGTATCAAGCAGTAGTGTTTTTTTCCAATTGGTTGCATCAATATAAAAAATTTGTCCCTTCCAATCAGACACGATAAAATCACCGTTTTCTAACTTTACAATACCATCTCCGTGACCAATGGTCTCTGTAAGTATTTTAAAAGTATTTGAATTTAAATCATAGCTTCCAAAACATTGTTTTCCAGAATCCGCAAAGAATACATTTCCTTTTTGATGTAGTAATCCATTCAATCGCCCCTCTGTATCTATTTTAAGAATGCGAACGACTCCATTTTCTAAAACATAAATCGAATTTGTATTGGATCCAGACGCATATACAATGCCCTCAGGGCTTACTGTAATATCGTTTAAATGAGGTTCACCATCAACAGCATAGGTGTTAATTATCTTTTGTGTTTTTATATCTACTTCTACAATTCTATCAATATCGTTTACATATAATTTATCATTAAAAATTCCCATCCCTTTAGGGCCACTTAAACCTTCAAGCCATTTTAACTCCAAAATATTTCCTTTATTATCTATAGTTGATAAAAAACCATTATGATCTTTTTCCCATGGAGAATTATTAACGTTAGAGACAAAAATGATATCTAGTACTTTATTATAGAGAACTGCCTCACTAGTAGTTAGAAGCGTATCCGTTTGCCAAACTAAATCTAGGCTTGGTGTGCTTTTTGAAGCACCTTTAATCTGATTTGTTTCTCGTTTTTCTTTACATGAAAACATCAACAAAAGAGTCATTAAAATGATGCCTAAAACATTATTTTTCATCGTATTGTTTTATTTTAAACTTGAAAAGTTAATCAACCTTTTTAACTACCAACGTATCTAATTTCAGTTTTTGTTTCAACCATTTACTTAACTCTTTTTGCTTTATTAAAACCAAACTATCCTTTAAGGATTTTCTCCATTTTATATGAGCGACAGCAATGGTATCAATCTTAATAAAATCTTTAGATTCAAGCATTTTAGCATAACTAAAATACTGCAGGTCACTAAACCTTACTTTAGCATCTCTCGATAAATTGGTAAATGAAACTGAATTCTTTTGAGACACATTACTTTCTATTTTCTTATTTAGTTCTGTGACTTCAACTTGCAAGCCTACGATTTGTTTTTGCAAACCGGAGATGATATTATCCTTTTGATCTAATTCTTTAATAGCCCTATCATAAGCATCAGAAATTTTATCAATACTTCTATTTTTATTTCCATTTATTTCAAGATCAAACTCTTTAATCTTATCATAACGTTTCAATTCATTTCTAAGATCAGCTTCTGTAGCATTTGTAATTTCTCCATTGAAATAGAGCGTTATTTTTTCGTCACTAGTGTTTAGTGTTCCATTTTGAAACCAAAGCTCATGATTAGACTTTATTTCATCTTTAACAAAATTATTATAATCTATCTGATAACCACTATCTTTCAACACATCTAAAAATGTTAAAACAGCTGGAATCATAACTATTATTGCTAATAATGATGCTAACTGTGCTGTCCGTTTACGTTTTTTAGAATTCGCATATTTAAGCATTGGAAAGCGAAGAAGTTTTAATACTATGAATGTTGCTAAAGCAATAAACATCGTATTAATTGTGAACAAGTACATCGCACCTCTAAAAAACGCCCAATTTCCTTCAGCTAATCCATAACCAGCTGTACACAATGGCGGCATTAAAGCTGTGGCAATAGCAACACCAAAAATAACCGAAGCAATGGTTCCTTTTTTAGTACGTGCAATAATTAATGCCAAGCCACCAAAAAAAGCAATTAGTACATCACGAATATCTGGTTTTGTTCTTCCAAGCAATTCGGACGTTTCTTCACTTAGTGGAAATAGCCAAAAAAATAAAAATGCCGTTAGCAAACTCAACACAATCATAGTAGCCAAGTTTATTAATGATTTCTTAAGCGTATCTATATCATTAATTGCGATAGACATTCCAATACCTAGGATTGGTCCCATTAAAGGAGAAATTAACATGGCTCCAATAACCACAGCTGTAGAGTTTGCATTCAAACCAACCGAAGCTACAAATATAGAGCAGATTAAAATCCAAGCCGTCGCTCCTTTAAAAGCTATATCTCCTTTAATAGCATCTATAGTTGCATCTCTATCTGTATCATGGCGAAAATCAAGTAATTCGACCATAAAAGTTTTAATGCTTTGAAACAAGCCTTTAGCATCTTTTTTTACAGCTTCTTTTGATTGCTCAACGGCTTTGTCCTGATTGGTTTCCTCTTCCGAAAAATTGAATTTACTTTCTTCACTCATAATTATATATTACCCATAATGTTCTCCAAACTTATCCTTCACTCCTTGGAGTACTTTTTTAATATCCTGCTCTTTTTTCTTAGGAAAGATAAGCAAAACCTCATCTTTATCTACAATGATATAATCTTGTAAACCATCAACGACTACTATTTTATCGTCCTTAGTACGAATCATATTTCCAGAAGCGTCCTCTGCTAAGGTCCTGGCGTTCACTACTGCATTTTTGGTTTCATCCTTATCTAACTTATCGTATAAACTTCCCCAAGTACCAAGATCATTCCAATCAAATTCCGCAGCAATCACATATACATTACTGGATTTTTCCATAATGGCATAGTCCACCGAAATATTTTCTGCCTTACCATAATTGTCTCGGATAAAATCATCTTCTAAATCGGTGTTATAAACATCAATTCCTTGTTCAAAAAGTTTAAAAAGTTCTGGTTGATTATTTAGAAACGCTTTTATCACAGAAGTCACACTCCACATAAAAATACCGGCATTCCATAAAAAATTGCCTTGTGCTATATATTGTTTTGCCACCTCGTAAACAGGTTTTTCTTTAAACTGATTAACAGATTTTATTGTTTCTTCTGAAGACTTATCGAACTCAATATATCCGTATCCGGTATTTGGAAACGTAGGCTGAATACCTAGTGTCATTAATGCATCATTCTTAGAACAAAAATCGAAAGCCTGTTGTACATTATCTGAAAAGGCATTTTCATCTTCAATCCAATGATCACTTGGTGCCACAATCATAACAGCCTCTGGGTTTTCTTTTTGAATTTTTAATGATGCATACAATATGCAAGGCGCTGTATTTCGCATAGCGGGTTCTAAAACTACCTGCCGCTTTGTAATACTTGGTAATTGTTCTAAAACTAAATCATTATAACGTTCATTGGTTAAAATAAAAATATTTTCCTCAGGTATTAATTTTGCTAAACGATGGAAGGTTTTCTGAATCAACGTGTCACCCGTTCCTAACATATCGTGAAATTGTTTAGGAAAATCTTGAGTGCTTACAGGCCAAAACCTAGAACCAACACCGCCTGCCATTAAAATGGCATAATAGTTTTTACTCATTTATTTATTTTTATTTCCACTAAAAATAGGGATTTGTTTAATTATCGTTTAAATAAGAGCCTACAAACTCTTTTTTTATATTTAGTCTCGTTTCATGAGATTCCTGCCTATACTTCGACTACGCTCAGCATAAACTAGGGAATTACGATTTCAACTTCAGCATTAGGGTTGAAAAGATACAACTTTCCTGTTTTAACTTCAATACACTCAAAACGTTTTACGCGTTTACGTCCCATTTTAAACACTTTACCATTATACAACTTAAAGATACTACCTAAAGGAACTTCAAAAACATAGGTTTTATTATTTGGTTCATCAAACTGTTTTAATGCTAATGCTAAATGGACATCGGTATCACTACTCGCCTTCGGATTTCTAAAATGTTTTGCTAAAAGCGGCAACAAATGATCCGGAAAAATATTTGGATTTAAAAAGGGTAGCATTAAATGCTGAAAGCTCCGTTTCCATTCTATACCATGTGGTTTTATAAATCTACCATAGGTTTTATAGGCTTCAAAATGGGCAATTTCATGTATTAACGTGATTAAAAATCGATATGCATTTAAATTTGAATTAATGGTTATTTGATGTTTCCCATTTGGTAATCCCTTATAATCACCATGACGGGTTTTACGTTCACTTTTAATTTTCACCACTAAGTTATCGTGCTCTAAAAGCTTTAATACTTGAGGCATGGCGGTTTCTGGAATATAATTTTGAAGCATTCTTTGCATTAAAACAAAAATAAAGGTTTTATACCAATTATGATTTAAAATAAGCCAGTCAAACTCATTCATTATTTAGTTTTATCACTTTACTCATCATTTCCATAGCTAAGGCTATGCAAATAACTCGAAGCAGGCTAAAACAAAAAAGCAATGTCGTTTTCTATAGCTCATTTTAAATCATAATTGGTATTATACTTTCTTTCTCAAACGTTTTCTGACAAAAAAGAAAATAAAAATACTTAAAACGGCTATAGGCCAAAGGTAAATGATGCCAAGCACTATGCTCTTTATAATGTTCCACCCGAAACTAAATCCTTCTTTTGTCTTAGACAGGAATGTTTTGGAGTAACTTTCGGGTGCTTCCTTATAGGCTACAGTTTCGTACAAATCTATTTGTATCGTACTATAAGCTACTTTATTGGTTAAGAATTTTAAACGCCCTTGTGCAGACTCTATTTCCTCCTGAATGATGCGTAGTTTTTCCTCAGTTGCTAAAATATCTTCAACTGTTTTTGCTTTTTTACGTAAAATTGTTTCGTAGCGTTGTTTTACTTCTAGCTTTGTTTTTAAACGTGTTTCTAAGTCTACATATTCCTCGCTTACGTCTTTAGTCGTAACATTTTCATACTCTACAAACTCTACAATATTTTTAATTGAGTCCATAAGCACATCAAAATACTGTTTTGGTACTTTTATTGTAAATC from Flavivirga spongiicola encodes:
- a CDS encoding DUF389 domain-containing protein; its protein translation is MSEESKFNFSEEETNQDKAVEQSKEAVKKDAKGLFQSIKTFMVELLDFRHDTDRDATIDAIKGDIAFKGATAWILICSIFVASVGLNANSTAVVIGAMLISPLMGPILGIGMSIAINDIDTLKKSLINLATMIVLSLLTAFLFFWLFPLSEETSELLGRTKPDIRDVLIAFFGGLALIIARTKKGTIASVIFGVAIATALMPPLCTAGYGLAEGNWAFFRGAMYLFTINTMFIALATFIVLKLLRFPMLKYANSKKRKRTAQLASLLAIIVMIPAVLTFLDVLKDSGYQIDYNNFVKDEIKSNHELWFQNGTLNTSDEKITLYFNGEITNATEADLRNELKRYDKIKEFDLEINGNKNRSIDKISDAYDRAIKELDQKDNIISGLQKQIVGLQVEVTELNKKIESNVSQKNSVSFTNLSRDAKVRFSDLQYFSYAKMLESKDFIKIDTIAVAHIKWRKSLKDSLVLIKQKELSKWLKQKLKLDTLVVKKVD
- a CDS encoding mannose-1-phosphate guanylyltransferase, with product MSKNYYAILMAGGVGSRFWPVSTQDFPKQFHDMLGTGDTLIQKTFHRLAKLIPEENIFILTNERYNDLVLEQLPSITKRQVVLEPAMRNTAPCILYASLKIQKENPEAVMIVAPSDHWIEDENAFSDNVQQAFDFCSKNDALMTLGIQPTFPNTGYGYIEFDKSSEETIKSVNQFKEKPVYEVAKQYIAQGNFLWNAGIFMWSVTSVIKAFLNNQPELFKLFEQGIDVYNTDLEDDFIRDNYGKAENISVDYAIMEKSSNVYVIAAEFDWNDLGTWGSLYDKLDKDETKNAVVNARTLAEDASGNMIRTKDDKIVVVDGLQDYIIVDKDEVLLIFPKKKEQDIKKVLQGVKDKFGEHYG
- a CDS encoding SprT-like domain-containing protein: MQRMLQNYIPETAMPQVLKLLEHDNLVVKIKSERKTRHGDYKGLPNGKHQITINSNLNAYRFLITLIHEIAHFEAYKTYGRFIKPHGIEWKRSFQHLMLPFLNPNIFPDHLLPLLAKHFRNPKASSDTDVHLALALKQFDEPNNKTYVFEVPLGSIFKLYNGKVFKMGRKRVKRFECIEVKTGKLYLFNPNAEVEIVIP
- a CDS encoding DUF4349 domain-containing protein, with amino-acid sequence MNVKQFNSVLKISVFALLCLSIGACNQAMENKDYALSKVDVTEEHAAYGTETNDDVSLSPQAEIKMPKELKIIKSAKARYKVANVKMTTHKIRQLAGKYEAYISDLRFENNLHSIENRFTIKVPKQYFDVLMDSIKNIVEFVEYENVTTKDVSEEYVDLETRLKTKLEVKQRYETILRKKAKTVEDILATEEKLRIIQEEIESAQGRLKFLTNKVAYSTIQIDLYETVAYKEAPESYSKTFLSKTKEGFSFGWNIIKSIVLGIIYLWPIAVLSIFIFFFVRKRLRKKV